Part of the Planifilum fimeticola genome, AAAATTAATTCTCCGGAACAGTTGAAACAATTGCCAGTGGAAGAGCTTCCCCGGTTGGCGGAGGAGATTCGCCGTTTCTTGATCGAGAGCCTTTCGGTGACGGGGGGACACCTTTCATCCAATCTGGGAGTGGTGGAGCTCACCCTTGCACTTCATTATCTCTTCGACAGCCCGCGGGACAAATTGATCTGGGATGTGGGCCATCAGGTGTATGTGCACAAGATCCTCACCGGCCGTCGGGAGGCTTTTCCCACACTGAGGCAGTATCAAGGATTGTCCGGGTTTCCCAAAAGGGAGGAGAGCGAGCACGACGTCTGGGAGACCGGTCACAGCAGCACCTCCCTGTCCGCCGCCATGGGAATGGCTGCCGCCCGCGATCTGATGGGAGAGGACTACAAGGTGATCGCTGTGATCGGCGACGGGGCACTGACGGGGGGGATGGCCCTGGAGGCTCTCAATCACATCGGCAACGAGAAGAAGGATATCATCGTCGTTCTGAACGACAACGAGATGTCCATCTCCCCCAACGTGGGTGCTCTGCATAACTATTTGGGACGGCTGCGTACCCACCGGCATTATCATAAGGTGAAAAAAGACGTGGAGCTCTTGTTGAAAAAAATCCCCACGGTGGGGGAACCCTTTGCCCGCGCGTTGGAGAGGGTGAAGGACAGCCTCAAATACCTGGTGGTTTCCGGAGTGCTGTTTGAAAAATTGGGCTTCACTTATCTCGGTCCCGTGGACGGGCACAAGATTGACGAATTGATGGAATGCCTCCGGCAGGCCGCCAAAACGCCGGGACCGGTGTTGGTCCATGCGGTCACCGTCAAAGGGAAGGGTTACAAACCCGCGGAGGAGGATTCGGTGACCTATCACGGCCCGGGTCCCTACAAGATCGAGTCCGGGGCGTTTATTACGAAACCCGCAAAGGGGCCCAATTATGCCAAGGTATTTGGCGATACGCTGGTCAGCCTGGCCGAGAGGGATCCGCGGGTCGTGGCCATCACTCCCGCCATGCTGGAGGGCTCGAAACTGACCGGTTTCGCCGAGCGATTTCCGGATCGATGTTTTGACGTGGGAATCGCCGAACAACACGCCGCCACCTTTGCGGCGGGTCTCGCCATCCAGGGGATGAAGCCGGTGTTGGCCATTTATTCCACCTTCCTGCAGCGGGGCTATGATCAGGTGATTCACGACATCGCCCGCCAAAATCTGAACGTGGTTCTCGCGGTGGATCGGGCGGGTCTGGTCGGAGCCGACGGAGAGACGCACCAGGGCGTGTTCGACATCGCCTTTTTGCGCTGCGTTCCGAACATGGTGGTCATGATGCCGAAGGATGAAAACGAACTGCGGCACATGTTGTACACCGCCCTCCATTATGACGACGGTCCCGTCGCCGTTCGCTTCCCCCGCGGTTCCGGGATCGGAGTCCAAATGGACGAAGAATTGAAGGCCCTTCCCATCGGACGAGCCGAGGTGATCCGGGAAGGGAGCGACATCGCCCTGCTCGCCTTCGGCAACATGGTTCCGCTGGCGGAACGGGCGGCGGAGCAGCTGGTCCGGGAAGGTTTCTCGCCGCGGGTGATCAATGCCCGTTTCGCGAAACCCCTGGATGAATCGCTCCTCATGCAAATCGCCGACGAAGGTATTCCGGTGCTGACCGTGGAGGAGGGGTGTCTGATCGGTGGATTCGGCAGCGCCGTGTTGGAGTTTTACGCGGAGCAGGGAATCCATGACATGGTCGTGGAACGCCTCGCCATTCCGGATCGGTTCATCGAACACGGGAGTGTGGAACAGTTGCGGCGGGAGATCGGGCTGACGGTGGATCACATCGTGCAAAAGGGGCGCAGCATGATGCCCCGGAAGCGCAGAAGGGCATAACAAGGTATATGGCGGCAAATTCCCGATAAGCGAGAATGAGCCGCCCCAAAGGCGGGAAGAACAAGTTGGGCAAGGAACGGCTGGATGTGTTGTTGGTCAAAAAGGGATATGCTCCGAGCCGTGAGCAGGCACGGCGAACGATCATGGCCGGTTTGGTCCGGGTGGGTCAGGAGCGGATGGACAAACCCGGTGCCCGCGTCCCGGAGGATGCGCCGATTGAAGTGGAAGGACCGATCCATCCTTATGTCAGTCGGGGGGGCCTGAAATTGGAGGAGGCGCTCCGGGTCTTCTCGATCGATTTGACCGGCCGGGTGGTGATCGACATCGGCGCATCCACCGGGGGATTTACCGATTGCGCCTTGCAACGGGGGGCGCGGATCGTGTACGCCGTGGATGTGGGCTACGGCCAGTTGGCCTGGAAACTGCGTCAGGACCCCCGGGTCGTGGTCATGGAACGGACCAATTTCCGCCATTTTCGCCCGGAGGATTTGAAAGGGGAGCCGCCGGACATGGGGACGGTCGATGTTTCCTTCATCTCTCTCGCCCATATTTTGCCGCCCCTTTCTCGCGTCCTCTCCCCGCCCGGGGAGGTGGTTGCCTTGGTCAAGCCCCAATTTGAAGCGGGGAGAGAGCAGGTGGGAAAAGGGGGAATCGTCCGGGATCCCGCCGTTCATCGAAGGGTGCTGATGGATCACCTGGATATGGCGGCGCAGTCGGGTTTTCGGGTGCTTGGCCTCACACCTTCGCCGATTGCCGGCGGTGAGGGCAACATCGAGTTTTTGAGCCATTTGATCCTGGCGTCCTCCCCGCGGCCGACGGTCTCCGCTGAAGACGTGGAACGGGTGGTGGAGGCGGCGCATCGACGCATTTCCAAATGAATCTCCAGAAAAAGGATTTCTTCGTTTCGGCTCCGAATAGGTAGGAAAAGGGGGGACCCTATGCTACAGCAGGGGGATTTGATCGTCCTTTTCCTCTTGGTCGGAGCCATTGTCGCCATCGCTGCCCGCCCGCTTCGTTTCCGGTCAAAATCCGCCATTCAGTGGGCGGAGTCGGGCGATGGCTTCAGCGGTGAAGTGCCGGACCTGTTGGCTGCTCACGGCTACGAGGTGGTTGCCGGAAAACAGCGGGTGCCCGTCTCGGTGCGCATCGGGGAGAAGATTTACGACAGCCGCCTTTACATCGATTACATCGCCAGACGGCAACAGGAGATCTATCTGGTGATCATCGCCAGATCGCGCAAGCCGCTCCGGCTGTCCGGGGCTGCGGTGAGGGACCGGTTTTTGGCCCATTATCTCGCCTTTCAGCCCGAAGGAATTTTGTATGTGGAGCCGGACAAGGGAAGCGTCAAACCCATCACCTTCGAGATGGAGGGGCTTCGGCTTCCCCGTCGGCATTCCTATGCGGCCTACCTTTTGTCCGCCGGGGTGGGCTTGCTCATCGCACTGCTTTTCCGGTGAAACGGATATTTGGATGGGGTGGGGAGCCATTGAACCGAATCGGGATTTCCGTCAACAAAGGGAAACCGAAAGCGCGGGTGGTGGCGCGCCAATTGGTGTGGCTGATCGAAGAGCGGGGGGCGGAGGTATACCTTGAACCGGACATCGCCGCGGAGATGGACCGTCCCGAGCTTGGCCTTCCCCTGGATCAGTTTCCCGACCGAGTCGATATCGTCTTCGTCCTCGGCGGAGACGGGACGCTCCTGGGTATCGCCCGACGCTTCGCCAAATCCCGGGTGCCCATTTTGGGATTCAACCTGGGCCACCTCGGATTTTTGTCGGAGGCGGAGCCGGACAGTTTATCCAGTGCCGTGGAACGGGTTTTGGCCGGCGATTACATCATCGAGGAACGGATGATGCTCGATGCCGAGGTGATTCGCAACGGCCGCGTGATGGAAACCAGCGTTGCCCTGAATGACG contains:
- the dxs gene encoding 1-deoxy-D-xylulose-5-phosphate synthase: MLLEKINSPEQLKQLPVEELPRLAEEIRRFLIESLSVTGGHLSSNLGVVELTLALHYLFDSPRDKLIWDVGHQVYVHKILTGRREAFPTLRQYQGLSGFPKREESEHDVWETGHSSTSLSAAMGMAAARDLMGEDYKVIAVIGDGALTGGMALEALNHIGNEKKDIIVVLNDNEMSISPNVGALHNYLGRLRTHRHYHKVKKDVELLLKKIPTVGEPFARALERVKDSLKYLVVSGVLFEKLGFTYLGPVDGHKIDELMECLRQAAKTPGPVLVHAVTVKGKGYKPAEEDSVTYHGPGPYKIESGAFITKPAKGPNYAKVFGDTLVSLAERDPRVVAITPAMLEGSKLTGFAERFPDRCFDVGIAEQHAATFAAGLAIQGMKPVLAIYSTFLQRGYDQVIHDIARQNLNVVLAVDRAGLVGADGETHQGVFDIAFLRCVPNMVVMMPKDENELRHMLYTALHYDDGPVAVRFPRGSGIGVQMDEELKALPIGRAEVIREGSDIALLAFGNMVPLAERAAEQLVREGFSPRVINARFAKPLDESLLMQIADEGIPVLTVEEGCLIGGFGSAVLEFYAEQGIHDMVVERLAIPDRFIEHGSVEQLRREIGLTVDHIVQKGRSMMPRKRRRA
- a CDS encoding TlyA family RNA methyltransferase — translated: MSRPKGGKNKLGKERLDVLLVKKGYAPSREQARRTIMAGLVRVGQERMDKPGARVPEDAPIEVEGPIHPYVSRGGLKLEEALRVFSIDLTGRVVIDIGASTGGFTDCALQRGARIVYAVDVGYGQLAWKLRQDPRVVVMERTNFRHFRPEDLKGEPPDMGTVDVSFISLAHILPPLSRVLSPPGEVVALVKPQFEAGREQVGKGGIVRDPAVHRRVLMDHLDMAAQSGFRVLGLTPSPIAGGEGNIEFLSHLILASSPRPTVSAEDVERVVEAAHRRISK